The Longimicrobiaceae bacterium DNA window GGAGCTTTGCGGTGCTGCTGGACCAGGAGAATCAGGGCGAACAGCCGCTCCTCGTGCCAGGGAGATCGCAACAACTCGAGAGCAGCCTCGGTGGAGAGCCCGCGCGCTTCCCGGGCGAGGGCACGGAGCTGCGGCACGCGAATGCCGAGAAACCGATCCCCCTCCGCGTACTCCCCGGGGCCCGTCTTGAAGAATCGCTGCAGGAAGACCGCGCGCTCCGGATCCGCGAGCCTGGCCAGCTCGCTTCGCACGGCCGCGAGGTCCGCAAGCGTAGCGCCACCCTCGGCCCCGGCCTTGCCCGCAGAGGGCTTCCTACCCGGCCTTGCTGTCGACGTCTTCTCCGGCATGCACAGTTCTCC harbors:
- a CDS encoding DNA alkylation repair protein, which encodes MPEKTSTARPGRKPSAGKAGAEGGATLADLAAVRSELARLADPERAVFLQRFFKTGPGEYAEGDRFLGIRVPQLRALAREARGLSTEAALELLRSPWHEERLFALILLVQQHRKAP